The Gossypium hirsutum isolate 1008001.06 chromosome A13, Gossypium_hirsutum_v2.1, whole genome shotgun sequence nucleotide sequence ATGTGAAAAAAGCCATGAATTATATATGAAACTTGTTTCAGATCTTTTATTATCTTACAGTACTTGTCATTCTCAGTGTACTTGCTAAGCCTAATATGGTCGGCAATGGTTTCTTTGTTTAAGATCTTATGCATATATCGACATAGATTTTTTCTCTTTATGTAGCGGAATGGGGAGGGAACTCACGGATGTGGACATGGACGGTAAGGCAAATGGTGTGGTGAATTCAAATGGCAACCTGATAGTTTCAGAAGGCTCCGAGTCTAATAACTATGAGGTCAAGGAATGCACTGCAAAAAACTCGGTAGTGGACAACGGTCATGAGAAGCAAGAAGCGCTGGGTGTTAAAAGCACCAATTTTGGTACTGCCATCCCTGAAGATCAGAAGTGCATGGACAATGACGAGTTTAGCGCAACTGCATCAAAAACCATTGGTGCTGGACAAGCTCACCATGCTACCTCTAAAACTGGCGCAAATGGCACCGCAAATGTTAACTCTGCACTCTCCCCTGTTACCACAAAGGGATCAGAGGTAACTCCAACTCTAAATTAGTAAAATTGTTTGTTTAATATCAGTGATGTTGCTTATTTGCTCATACATGCAAGGTGCTAATCTTTTAGATTTTACCATTGTTTTCAGCCAAACTCTCCAATAACTCCTTTGATCTTGAGGAAGCCACTGCAACCTTATGACCGGAAGCATCCTGATGATGAAGATAACTGGTCCCTCACTTCCTCATATCCTTCTCTTTGGTGTtaagaagttaatatgtaatGCTATGAGCTTGtcggttttttttcttttcttttaattatattgtGGAACTTCCCTACCCGAACTCTATACCATATTTCTTCCTTAGCGGTATCTAGTACAGCTGCATCTGTTCGAACTGCTAGATCGAGGGTAACTATTGGAAGTGCTCCTACTTTTAGAAGTGCTGAACGTGCTGAGAAACGGAGGGAGGTACGTTCTTAGTCCAAACAGTTTAGATGCTTTTTTCAGTCATTGATGTTttcttcatttcattttcaaactatCCAAATTATAATATTGTTTTTTTCAATCCAGTTTTACCAAAAGTTGGAGGAAAAACACCAAGCTTTGGAGGTGGAGAGAAGCCAGTTTGAGGCCCGGACCAAGGTCCATGGCACTTAAAATTTCTCATCCTTATATTTATGCTAGACTTGGTTAGTTTTAACAAAATCAGGCCTCCTTGCTTTTTTCCAGGAAGAGCAAGAAGCAGCACTTAAGCAGCTTAGAAAGAGCATGGTTGTCAAAGCAAATCCAGTACCAGATTTCTACTATGAAGGACCTCCACGAAAGGTTGAATTGAAGAAGGTATTCTTTCTAATCTTTTCTCGTTTGTTTCGAGTCCTCAAAGTCGTTATCCAGGAAAATATTTACCTGTTGTATCTCCTTCATAGTACAGATCAAATATACCCTTTTGGCTATATATGTTTCATGCAGCTTTGGTGGATAATTGAACATTTCATTCttgcttttatttcatttcagctGCCGTTAACTCGGCCAAAGTCACCAAATTTTACCTGGAGAAAGAGCTGCGGTGATGCAGTCCGCTCATCTCAAGACGAAAAGGCAAAAGCTTGCTGTCAGACTCACCGCCGCAGCTTAGGTAACCATACCGAACGATCCACTACAGCAAATGAGTTCAAAAGTAAAGGTCGGGTTAGTGGACAGACCAGTAATGGAGCTGGCAAGGCAAAAGAGCGAGCAAAACAGGTAAAAGAGGCAACGAAAGCTGCACCTACTAAAATCATTGAGCCGAGTAATGCTAACATCACtgttcaatcatgaacatctagtttttttttttttttactaactaTTAAGCTGGGAAATAATCTTGAATTCCCGCACTGCCATGCCATATGGATGTCCTGAAACTGAGTATAACTAGGTGGTTTCATTTTTAGTAGGGACTTGTTTATTAAGTGGTTTGCATTaatgtgaaatgtatatgttttgtaaGTTTACATTGTTACGTATCTTTATATGTAGTTTGAGTTGTTGATGCTAATGCATCCAATAACTTGTTTTCATCTGATATTCTCTTCTTTATATCATGAAACATAATACGAATCAttgcatgaattttgattaagATTAAAAAGAAGGGGACGATTatgataagaaaataatataatactAAACAATGCCCGCCGTGGAGCAGCTTGGTCCCTTCAAATAATTACACACAAAATGATAGCTGAAAATATACAGAAAGATATATAAAATAAATCCCTCAAAAATCTCTTTTAGGCCCCTAGAAGTTGGCAGTGGTGTCAACAACCAAAATAAGCGACCAAATGGAGTATGATGCAGTGGCTTGGTTTGGTAAGTAAATCAACCACTTGGTCCGGTAAGTAAATCAACCACTTGGTCCGTTGAATAGACCTTGTTTTGCACCTAAAAATATCAACCAAATGGAGCAATATGTTTCTTCCTACTACGGAACACCGGATTCTCACAAAGGTATGTAGTGCCAGCATTATCAGAAAGAATCCAAGAACAAAAACAAAGCGGAAAGTGATGTTCTCTTAGTAGATAAGTGACCAATTGGTTTCAGAAAGGGAATAGCAACCGTTCTATATTTCGTTTCAGTAGAGGAGTGAGAGACAGCGCTGTTTCTTGGAAAACCATGAGATGGGCGTGTTGCCAAGCTAAACAATGTAGCTAATGGTGGAGGCATTGTCAACAGAACCACCGCCCCAGTCTGAGTTAGAATAAACAAGAAGTCGTGGCTCATCTTCTGATGTGAAATGAAGGCCATGGGTGGAAATTCCATTGCGCTTTCCAATGACCGCCAAGCAGGCTGTGCATAAATTGAGAGAGCTTGTTAATTGTAAAGGCGAAGTCAAGAAGAGAAAATGATAGACACTACAATTATCCAATGACTTGCCAGTAGTAGAAGGATCAATTATAGGACTAGTAGGTTAGAGTCTGAGAAGTGCAGTGGAGGATATGAGTGGGAACGCATTCACTATCTTGCGTATTGACAGTATGAAGAAGACCTTCAATACATTTTTGTTGGGACAATAGAAGGCCACCTGAATAAGGGAAAACCTCAACACCTAGAAAATCATGGAGGGAACCGAATTCCTTCAAAGAAAACCGATTGGTTATTCTTGAATGATTTGACCAACATAAGGTTCAAAATTGCTACTGGCAATAATATCATCTACATATATTAGAATACACACAAATTTGCCAAAACTACGTAGAATGAACAACGACGCGTCAGAGTAAGAGTGTCTAAAACCTTTAGTAACCAATTAGTTTTATAGCTTGATTTACCAAACACAGAGTGCTTGTTTGATACCGTAAATGGCTTTTTGGAGTTTGCATACCACAAGGGAATGATGCTCAAAACTTGGCATGTAACCATTATACACCTTGTTCGAAAGATGATCGAATGTAAAGTGTTACATTCATTACTGAAACAATGCAAATAAACAATCTTACCAACATTTCTCACAAGATTTTAAGGTAAAAATATGCTAATTATTGTagataaaaaattaacttaaaatgtGCTCACATACAATGTTCCGAGGTCAAATAGTAAAAAACGTGACCAAGTTATGAGTCTTGGGCTAAACTAACAAAATGTAATGCTATGTCTCGAGACATGTCTCTTCTATTTTCAAATTTCAGCTTTCAAATTCTCTGTCTCAAGACATCACAAACCATGTTTTTAATTTTAGCTACGAAATTTTaagtttctaaataaaaaaatcatgtctCGAGACAATACACCTCATGTCTTTAGACATACACCTAAGAATGCTTTTAGATATAAATTTTGTTTCTCCTATTTTGagacaaactcaaaaatataaataaaaataataccaTTTAAAGTCATGCAAACATGCCTCAAACAGTCCCTAAACAAAATGGACATGATACCGAAAGTAAAAGAACAAGTATGACATGAACCTTCACAATAAGCAcactaaatcaaaatttgatcatgaaaataaatcataagcataaaaatcaaggtacaaattcattaaaactcatcATTTAGAACATAATAAAAATCTAGTAAACACCATAATATCAAAGTAAAAGTGTCATCATGCCAA carries:
- the LOC107893209 gene encoding protein WVD2-like 1; protein product: MGRELTDVDMDGKANGVVNSNGNLIVSEGSESNNYEVKECTAKNSVVDNGHEKQEALGVKSTNFGTAIPEDQKCMDNDEFSATASKTIGAGQAHHATSKTGANGTANVNSALSPVTTKGSEPNSPITPLILRKPLQPYDRKHPDDEDNWSLTSSAASVRTARSRVTIGSAPTFRSAERAEKRREFYQKLEEKHQALEVERSQFEARTKEEQEAALKQLRKSMVVKANPVPDFYYEGPPRKVELKKLPLTRPKSPNFTWRKSCGDAVRSSQDEKAKACCQTHRRSLGNHTERSTTANEFKSKGRVSGQTSNGAGKAKERAKQVKEATKAAPTKIIEPSNANITVQS